Proteins encoded within one genomic window of Humulus lupulus chromosome 1, drHumLupu1.1, whole genome shotgun sequence:
- the LOC133823989 gene encoding uncharacterized protein LOC133823989, which produces MEMDNVGQQRMLQLQELEGIRNDAYEISKIYKEKTKAIHVRNRIIQKMFDSRQKVLLYHYHLKRFSGKLKSRWVGPFIVVHHYPRGAVEISSPSTGKILTVNGQRLKPYYESFEEEQAIAIHLFDLEYVDENRENRKKKIEN; this is translated from the exons ATGGAGATGGACAATGTAGGTCAACAAAGAATGTTGCAATTACAAGAGCTGGAGGGAATTCGTAATGATGCTTATGAGATCTCTAAGATTTACAAAGAAAAGACCAAAGCCATTCATGTTCGAAATAGAATTATTCAAAAAATGTTTGATTCGAGACAGAAAGTATTATTGTATCATTATCATCTTAAACGCTTTTCGGGTAAGTTGAAGTCTCGATGGGTTGGGCCATTCATAGTGGTACATCATTATCCTCGTGGAGCAGTAGAAATTTCAAGTCCATCAACAGGAAAAATACTCACGGTAAATGGCCAGAGATTGAAGCCTTATTATGAGTCTTTCGAGGAGGAGCAAGCTATTGCGATTCACCTCTTCGATCTAGAATATGTTGATGAG aacCGTGAAAAtcgaaagaaaaaaattgaaaattag